A part of Rhinatrema bivittatum chromosome 16, aRhiBiv1.1, whole genome shotgun sequence genomic DNA contains:
- the LOC115078885 gene encoding olfactory receptor 1019-like, translating into MDLENMTMVTEFIILGLSNNPQLQVPLFLVFLLIYLITLLGNLVIITVTCADPNLHTPMYFFLSNLAFTDICCTSTITPKLLGIFISGDKTISYSGCMVQFYFFMGFACVEIFLLTAMAYDRYTAICHPLRYSLIMNQRVCVLLVAATWIIGFLPSVMITTSITRLSFCSSNVINHFFCELLLLLKLSCTDTAVTQSLVFVIGELMALPAFLVTLISYTFIISAILRIRSVEGKWKAFSTCSSHLTVISIYYLSMFCLYLRPASTYSREQGIILSVFYSVVIPMLNPLIYSLRNKEVKNAVRKVIGK; encoded by the coding sequence ATGGATCTGGAAAATATGACGATGGTGACAGAATTCATTATTCTGGGACTTTCCAATAATCCACAGCTGCAGGTTCCCCTCTTCCTGGTCTTCCTGCTCATCTACCTCATCACCCTGTTGGGGAACCTTGTGATTATCACAGTGACCTGTGCTGACCCcaacctgcacacccccatgtacttcttcctcagtaatCTGGCATTCACAGACATCTGCTGCACCTCTACCATTACCCCAAAACTGCTTGGGATTTTCATCTCTGGGGATAAGACCATTTCCTATTCTGGGTGCATGGTGCAGTTCTATTTCTTCATGGGCTTTGCATGTGTGGAGATCTTCCTCCTTACTGCCATGGCTTATGATCGTTACACTGCAATCTGTCACCCCTTGCGCTATTCCCTCATTATGAATCAGAGAGTCTGTGTCCTGCTGGTTGCTGCTACCTGGATCATCGGCTTTCTACCATCTGTGATGATCACAACTTCCATCACCCGCCTTTCATTCTGTTCCTCTAATgtgatcaatcatttcttctgtgaGCTATTGCTGCTGTTAAAGCTTTCCTGCACAGACACTGCAGTCACACAAAGCTTGGTGTTTGTTATAGGTGAATTGATGGCATTGCCTGCCTTCCTTGTGACTCTGATATCTTACACCTTCATCATCTCAGCCATTCTGAGGATCCGCTCTGTGGAGGGGAAGtggaaggccttctccacctgctcctcccacctcactgtCATCTCCATTTATTATTTGTCAATGTTTTGTTTGTATCTGAGACCTGCCTCAACATACTCCCGGGAGCAGGGTATAATCCTGTCTGTGTTCTACTCTGTTGTCATCCCCATGCTGAACCCCCTCATTTACAGTCTGAGGAACAAGGAGGTGAAAAACGCAGTGAGGAAAGTCATAGGGAAGTAG